In Rissa tridactyla isolate bRisTri1 chromosome 2, bRisTri1.patW.cur.20221130, whole genome shotgun sequence, a single window of DNA contains:
- the LOC128906320 gene encoding feather keratin-like, which yields MAAAPYSRAACLPPTLLNKLHLPFLPVTQCAEKWPHPSALTQCHHAPSLSRPSTTSIKAGPAPLSLTHFSSRRLLHPQQGTLHTTDMACNNLCSPCGPTPLANSCNEPCVRQCEASRVVIQPSTVQVTLPGPILTSFPQSTFVGSSASAAVGNELSAQGVPISSGGFGFGYGYGLGGLGCFSGRRGCYPC from the exons ATGGCCGCAGCTCCGTACTCACGTGCTGCGTGCTTGCCTCCAACTCTCCTCAACAAgctccaccttccctttcttcccgtcACGCAGTGTGCAGAGAAATGGCCTCATCCATCGGCACTCACCCAAT GCCATCATGCGccaagcctgtcccgcccctccacgaccagcataaaagccggcccagcgcctctctccctcacacacttctcctcacgccgcctcctccaccctcaacaag ggaccctccacaccacagacatggcttgcaacaacctctgcagcccctgtggacccaccccgctggctaacagctgcaacgagccctgcgtcaggcagtgcgaggcctcccgcgtcgtcatccagccttccaccgtgcaggtcaccctgccaggacccatcctcacctccttcccccagagcacctttgtcggatcctctgcatccgctgccgtgggcaatgaactcagtgcccagggagtgcccatctcctccggcggcttcggcttcgggtacggctacggcttgggaggcctgggctgcttcagcggcaggagaggctgctacccctgctaa
- the LOC128905388 gene encoding feather keratin-like — protein sequence MACNDLCRPCGPTPLANSCNEPCVRQCEDSRVVIQPPTVVVTLPGPILSSFPQSTFVGSSASAAVGNELSAQGVPVSSGGFGYGYGYGLGGLGCYGGRRGCYPC from the coding sequence atggcctgcaacgacctctgccgcccctgcggacccaccccgctggctaacagctgcaacgagccctgcgtcaggcaatGCGAGGACTcacgcgtcgtcatccagccccccactgtggtggtcaccctgccaggacccatcctcagctccttcccccagagcacctttgtcggatcctccgcatccgctgccgtgggcaatgaactcagcgcccagggagtgcccgtctcctccggtGGCTTCGGCTATGGctacggctatggcttgggaggccttggctgctacggtggcagaagaggctgctacccctgctaa